Proteins encoded by one window of Deltaproteobacteria bacterium:
- the rpmC gene encoding 50S ribosomal protein L29 — translation MKIKEIRDLGTDEVKRKNLDLVEELFRLRLRHTSGQLETSSALGRARKDIARIKTVLREREAQLG, via the coding sequence ATGAAGATAAAGGAGATTCGCGATCTGGGCACTGACGAAGTGAAGCGGAAGAACCTGGATTTGGTCGAGGAACTATTCAGACTGCGCCTCAGGCATACGTCGGGACAATTGGAGACTTCATCCGCGCTGGGACGGGCAAGAAAAGACATCGCCAGAATTAAAACGGTGTTGAGGGAGAGGGAGGCTCAATTAGGATGA
- the rplV gene encoding 50S ribosomal protein L22, whose amino-acid sequence MEARATAKYIRISPQKVRLVVDLVRGKKIGDAKKILMFTRKYAASAVGKVLNSAVANARQNASMDENILYVKEIFVDQGPSLKRWRARAQGRAAAIKKRMSHITVILTEV is encoded by the coding sequence ATGGAAGCAAGGGCAACTGCTAAATATATTCGGATTTCACCACAGAAGGTAAGATTAGTGGTGGATCTGGTGCGGGGCAAGAAAATTGGTGATGCTAAGAAAATACTCATGTTTACAAGGAAGTATGCCGCCTCGGCAGTGGGGAAGGTGTTGAACTCAGCCGTGGCCAACGCGAGGCAAAATGCCAGCATGGACGAGAATATTCTCTATGTAAAAGAGATATTTGTTGACCAGGGCCCCTCTTTGAAGAGATGGCGAGCGAGGGCGCAGGGGCGGGCCGCGGCTATTAAAAAGAGGATGAGTCACATTACGGTAATTCTTACGGAAGTATAA
- the rpsJ gene encoding 30S ribosomal protein S10, with translation MKEQKIRIRLKAYDSKLLDRSVGEIIETAKRTGARIAGPVPLPTEINKYCVNRSPHVDKKSREQFEIRTHKRLIDIIEPTQSTVDALMKLDLSAGVDVEIKA, from the coding sequence ATGAAAGAACAGAAGATTAGAATCCGTCTTAAAGCCTACGATTCCAAATTGTTGGACAGGTCTGTCGGGGAAATTATTGAAACCGCCAAGAGGACCGGTGCCAGGATAGCCGGTCCCGTGCCGCTGCCTACGGAGATAAATAAGTACTGCGTAAACCGTTCACCGCACGTGGACAAGAAATCGAGGGAACAATTCGAGATCCGGACACATAAGAGATTAATTGATATCATCGAGCCGACGCAATCAACAGTAGATGCGCTTATGAAACTGGACCTTTCGGCAGGAGTTGATGTAGAGATCAAGGCTTAG
- the rpsG gene encoding 30S ribosomal protein S7 encodes MPRRREIAKREILPDPKYNNELVAKFINSLLKRGKKSIAEAILYGAFDLIEKKSKEAPVEVFEKAVSNVKPVIEVKARRVGGSTYQVPTEVASPRRVALGIRWLILHARERGEKTMREKLAAELMDAANNRGAAIKKKESVHKMAEANKAFAHYRF; translated from the coding sequence ATGCCGAGAAGAAGAGAGATAGCCAAAAGAGAGATATTGCCGGACCCGAAGTATAATAACGAGCTCGTGGCAAAGTTTATCAACAGCCTCTTGAAGAGAGGTAAAAAGAGCATTGCCGAGGCGATACTTTATGGCGCTTTTGATCTCATTGAAAAAAAGAGCAAAGAGGCGCCGGTGGAGGTGTTTGAAAAGGCAGTAAGCAATGTGAAGCCGGTTATTGAAGTTAAAGCCAGGCGCGTAGGAGGTTCCACCTACCAGGTTCCCACCGAGGTGGCATCGCCCCGGCGGGTGGCCTTGGGCATCCGCTGGTTGATCCTGCATGCCCGTGAGCGTGGTGAGAAGACCATGAGAGAGAAGCTGGCGGCAGAGTTGATGGATGCGGCCAACAACAGGGGTGCGGCGATCAAAAAGAAGGAAAGCGTTCATAAAATGGCGGAAGCAAATAAAGCGTTTGCGCATTATAGATTTTAG
- the rplN gene encoding 50S ribosomal protein L14, translating into MIQMQTILNVADNSGAKKVLCIKVLGGSKRRYASVGDVIVVAVQESIPNSKVKKGDVMKAVVVRTVKEVRRQDGSYLKFDDNSAVLITNQMEPVGTRIFGPVARELRAKQFMKIISLAPEVL; encoded by the coding sequence ATGATTCAAATGCAGACCATATTAAATGTAGCCGACAATTCCGGTGCCAAGAAGGTCTTGTGCATTAAGGTGCTGGGTGGGTCAAAGAGAAGATATGCCAGTGTAGGTGATGTCATCGTTGTCGCTGTGCAGGAGTCTATCCCTAATTCCAAGGTGAAAAAAGGCGACGTGATGAAGGCCGTTGTCGTCCGTACCGTGAAAGAGGTCAGAAGACAGGATGGTTCATATCTCAAGTTTGATGATAATTCCGCCGTGCTGATTACGAACCAGATGGAACCGGTGGGGACAAGGATATTCGGCCCGGTGGCACGTGAGCTGCGGGCCAAGCAGTTTATGAAAATCATCTCTTTGGCACCGGAGGTCTTGTAG
- the rplW gene encoding 50S ribosomal protein L23, translating to MEMHRVIKKYLVTEKTTASKEQGNKYIFQVDRGANKIEVGRAVASLFKVKVLDVHIMNVLGKKKRVGKVVGEKSSWKKAIVTVAKDNRIEIIEGV from the coding sequence ATGGAAATGCATCGTGTTATAAAAAAGTATCTGGTCACCGAAAAAACTACGGCCTCCAAGGAACAAGGCAACAAGTATATTTTCCAGGTGGACAGGGGCGCCAACAAAATAGAAGTCGGTAGAGCGGTAGCAAGCCTTTTCAAGGTCAAGGTACTCGACGTTCATATCATGAATGTGCTGGGCAAGAAAAAGCGCGTCGGCAAGGTAGTCGGTGAGAAGAGCTCCTGGAAAAAGGCGATTGTGACGGTGGCCAAAGATAACCGGATTGAGATCATTGAAGGGGTATGA
- the rplP gene encoding 50S ribosomal protein L16 — MLMPKRVKHRKLQKGRMGGKAGRGATVAFGEFGLQAAECGWLTARQIEAARIAMTRYVKRGGKIWIRIFPHKSVTKKPAETRMGKGKGAPEEWVAVVKPGVVLYEMDGVTSEVAHEAFRLAAHKLPIATKFLAREML, encoded by the coding sequence ATGTTAATGCCGAAGAGAGTTAAACATAGAAAGCTGCAGAAGGGTCGTATGGGCGGCAAGGCCGGCCGGGGCGCAACCGTGGCTTTCGGGGAATTTGGTCTCCAGGCCGCCGAGTGTGGTTGGCTTACGGCAAGACAAATTGAGGCCGCCCGTATAGCCATGACGCGTTATGTCAAGAGGGGCGGTAAGATATGGATAAGGATATTCCCCCATAAATCAGTTACCAAGAAGCCGGCAGAAACCAGAATGGGAAAGGGCAAAGGGGCCCCTGAAGAATGGGTGGCCGTTGTCAAGCCCGGCGTGGTGTTATACGAAATGGATGGAGTGACGTCGGAGGTGGCACACGAGGCCTTCCGGCTGGCGGCGCACAAACTTCCCATAGCAACGAAGTTTTTGGCGAGGGAGATGCTTTAA
- the rplX gene encoding 50S ribosomal protein L24, with the protein MRLKKGDMVKVVAGKEKGKTGKVLKVVAEKNKVVVEKLNFVKRHQKADAKGKGGIVEKEAPIHASNVMLLCDKCDAAVRFGHKLSDDGKKERVCSKCHEVLNA; encoded by the coding sequence ATGCGGTTGAAGAAAGGTGACATGGTCAAGGTTGTGGCCGGTAAGGAAAAGGGGAAGACCGGCAAGGTCCTGAAGGTTGTTGCCGAGAAAAATAAAGTTGTTGTGGAGAAATTGAACTTTGTCAAGAGACATCAGAAAGCTGATGCCAAAGGCAAGGGCGGGATTGTGGAGAAAGAAGCCCCCATCCACGCTTCCAATGTCATGCTGCTTTGTGACAAGTGTGATGCTGCGGTCCGGTTTGGACACAAGCTGTCGGATGATGGGAAGAAAGAGCGTGTTTGCAGTAAATGTCATGAAGTACTGAATGCTTAA
- the rpsH gene encoding 30S ribosomal protein S8 — MGVSDPIADMLTRIRNANRVHFKSVDVILSRTNQNICKVLKKSGYISGFDVKKDSAGHEMLRVYLKNPVLKQTSITDIQRISKPGRRVYVHCDNIPKVLDGYGVAVISTSRGVMTDKEAKTLNIGGELLCSVW; from the coding sequence ATGGGAGTAAGCGATCCAATTGCCGATATGTTGACCAGGATCAGAAATGCCAACAGGGTGCATTTTAAATCGGTGGATGTAATATTGTCTCGCACCAATCAGAATATCTGCAAAGTGCTGAAAAAATCCGGCTATATAAGCGGCTTTGACGTTAAGAAGGACAGTGCAGGGCATGAAATGCTGAGGGTGTATCTGAAAAATCCAGTCTTGAAGCAGACAAGTATCACGGATATACAGAGAATCAGCAAGCCAGGCCGCAGGGTTTATGTGCATTGCGATAATATCCCCAAGGTATTGGATGGTTACGGAGTAGCTGTTATCTCTACCTCCAGAGGGGTCATGACGGACAAAGAGGCGAAGACGCTGAATATCGGCGGCGAGCTTCTCTGCAGCGTTTGGTAG
- the rplD gene encoding 50S ribosomal protein L4, which produces MPIAGVFDIEKNKVSEIELSDAVFDAEVNEAVLYEVVKMQMALRRRGTADTKERGEISGGGKKPWRQKGTGRARSGTSRSPLWRGGGTVFGPHPRDYSFKVPKKVRRKALMSALTLKYRGNQMVILRDFPLTEIKTKKFVEVVNRFGWEKVLIILDKSYPVLEKSSKNIKNVKMMRSEGLNVYDLLNYEHVVLLEPSVKLIEGILIS; this is translated from the coding sequence ATGCCGATTGCTGGTGTGTTTGACATAGAAAAAAATAAAGTGTCGGAAATCGAATTAAGTGACGCTGTATTTGATGCAGAAGTAAACGAAGCGGTCCTGTACGAAGTGGTCAAGATGCAAATGGCGTTGAGAAGGCGCGGCACTGCGGATACCAAAGAGCGCGGAGAAATTTCGGGCGGCGGTAAAAAGCCGTGGCGCCAGAAGGGGACAGGCCGGGCACGATCCGGTACGAGCCGTTCGCCCCTTTGGCGCGGTGGTGGTACGGTTTTCGGACCCCATCCGCGCGATTATTCATTTAAGGTCCCGAAAAAAGTGCGCCGGAAGGCCTTGATGTCCGCCTTGACCTTGAAGTATCGGGGGAATCAGATGGTCATCCTCCGGGATTTCCCGTTGACGGAAATAAAGACGAAAAAATTTGTAGAAGTTGTGAACAGATTCGGCTGGGAAAAGGTTCTGATTATTCTGGACAAATCTTATCCGGTGCTGGAGAAGTCATCTAAAAACATCAAAAATGTAAAAATGATGAGATCAGAGGGGCTGAACGTCTATGATCTGCTTAATTATGAGCACGTTGTTTTGCTCGAACCCTCTGTTAAGTTGATCGAAGGGATATTGATTTCATAA
- the rpsL gene encoding 30S ribosomal protein S12 has protein sequence MPTVNQLVRKGRAKIGQKVTTPALASSPQRRGVCVRVYTTTPKKPNSALRKVARVRLTSGYEVTSYIPGVGHNLQEHSVVLVRGGRVKDLPGVRYHIIRGTLDAVGVQDRKQSRSKYGAKRPS, from the coding sequence ATGCCGACAGTCAATCAGTTAGTCCGCAAGGGAAGAGCGAAGATAGGGCAAAAGGTGACGACACCGGCGCTTGCCAGTTCTCCTCAGAGAAGAGGCGTTTGTGTCCGGGTATATACGACGACACCCAAAAAGCCGAATTCGGCATTGAGGAAAGTGGCAAGAGTTCGCCTCACCAGCGGTTATGAAGTGACTTCCTATATCCCCGGAGTAGGTCATAATCTTCAGGAGCATTCCGTCGTTCTGGTGCGGGGGGGGAGGGTGAAGGATCTTCCCGGTGTGCGGTATCATATTATAAGAGGTACGCTTGACGCCGTGGGCGTTCAAGATAGAAAACAGAGCCGGTCCAAATATGGGGCCAAAAGGCCGAGTTAA
- the rpsS gene encoding 30S ribosomal protein S19 produces the protein MARSIKKGAYVEGRLLTKVRAAEAAGSKGVQKTWSRRSTITPELIGNTFAVHNGKKFIPVFVTENMVGHKLGEFSPTRTFYSHAGDRKTKVRK, from the coding sequence GTGGCGCGTTCGATTAAGAAGGGTGCGTACGTTGAGGGCAGGCTCCTGACAAAGGTAAGAGCGGCGGAAGCAGCGGGCAGTAAGGGCGTCCAGAAGACGTGGTCGCGCCGTTCCACAATAACGCCGGAATTAATAGGTAATACCTTTGCCGTACATAATGGCAAGAAGTTTATCCCGGTCTTCGTTACCGAAAATATGGTAGGGCATAAGTTAGGTGAGTTTTCACCCACCAGGACTTTCTACAGTCACGCCGGTGATCGGAAAACAAAAGTTCGTAAATAA
- the rpsQ gene encoding 30S ribosomal protein S17: MTERGNKRLITGVVISDKMEKTIIVRTERLVKHQVFKKYIRRHVKYKAHDERNECKAGDKVLIMESRPISKDKRWRVREILEKAK, from the coding sequence ATGACCGAGCGTGGCAACAAAAGGCTGATTACAGGCGTGGTTATAAGCGACAAGATGGAAAAAACCATTATCGTGCGTACGGAGAGATTAGTCAAGCATCAAGTCTTCAAGAAATATATCCGCAGGCACGTAAAGTATAAAGCTCACGATGAGAGAAATGAGTGTAAGGCCGGCGATAAAGTGCTTATTATGGAGTCGAGGCCGATAAGCAAGGACAAACGCTGGCGGGTGCGTGAGATACTGGAGAAAGCGAAATAG
- the tuf gene encoding elongation factor Tu, which produces MAKKKFERNKPHLNIGTIGHVDHGKTTLTAAITKHLAKRGLAEFRPFDSIDNAPEEKERGVTINIAHVEYETTKRHYAHVDCPGHADYIKNMISGAAHMDGAILVVAASDGPMPQTREHILLARQVQVPYMVVFLNKVDLVDDPELLDLVELELRELLTAYEFPGDDIPIIRGSALKALEQEDTKAPDVKCIDELMDAIDNYIPQPVRDLDKPFLMPVGDVFTISGRGTVVTGRIDRGIVKVGEEVEIIGIRPTIKSVCTGVEMFRKTLDEGRAGDDVGLLIRGIKREEVERGQVVAKPGSITPHTKFQATVYILTKEEGGRHTPFFNGYRPQFYFRTTDVTGIATLPQDVEMVMPGDNVNMEIELITPIAMEEQLRFAIREGGRTVGAGVVSKVIA; this is translated from the coding sequence ATGGCCAAGAAAAAATTTGAAAGGAACAAGCCGCATCTCAATATCGGAACGATAGGGCACGTGGATCACGGCAAGACGACCTTAACGGCAGCGATTACGAAGCATCTGGCCAAGAGAGGTTTGGCGGAATTCAGGCCTTTTGATTCCATAGATAATGCCCCTGAAGAAAAGGAAAGGGGTGTAACCATCAACATTGCCCATGTGGAATATGAAACCACCAAGCGTCATTACGCGCATGTTGATTGTCCGGGACACGCCGATTACATAAAGAACATGATTTCGGGAGCGGCGCACATGGACGGCGCCATTCTTGTGGTTGCGGCCTCCGATGGTCCCATGCCACAGACCAGAGAGCACATCCTTTTGGCGCGTCAGGTGCAGGTTCCTTATATGGTAGTATTTTTAAATAAAGTTGACCTGGTTGATGATCCGGAGCTTCTGGATCTGGTGGAACTGGAGTTAAGAGAGCTTCTTACTGCTTATGAATTCCCGGGCGACGACATTCCTATCATCCGCGGTTCAGCGTTGAAGGCCTTGGAGCAGGAAGATACGAAGGCCCCGGATGTCAAGTGCATTGACGAGTTAATGGATGCCATAGATAACTACATTCCCCAACCCGTACGTGACCTTGACAAACCATTCCTGATGCCGGTGGGCGATGTGTTTACCATCTCTGGGCGCGGCACTGTGGTTACGGGCAGGATTGATCGCGGTATCGTCAAAGTCGGTGAAGAGGTTGAAATTATTGGCATCAGGCCCACGATAAAGAGCGTCTGCACTGGTGTGGAAATGTTTCGCAAGACACTGGATGAAGGCCGGGCCGGAGACGATGTCGGTTTGTTGATCCGCGGCATTAAGCGTGAAGAGGTAGAGAGAGGCCAGGTGGTGGCCAAGCCCGGCTCCATAACGCCGCATACCAAGTTCCAGGCGACGGTTTATATATTGACCAAGGAAGAAGGCGGTCGGCACACGCCCTTCTTTAACGGTTATCGTCCCCAGTTTTATTTTCGGACGACCGATGTGACGGGCATAGCAACCTTACCGCAGGACGTGGAAATGGTGATGCCCGGTGACAATGTAAATATGGAAATTGAGTTGATTACGCCCATTGCCATGGAAGAGCAGCTCCGTTTTGCCATCCGGGAAGGCGGCAGGACCGTAGGGGCGGGAGTAGTAAGTAAGGTTATTGCGTAA
- the rplB gene encoding 50S ribosomal protein L2, producing the protein MAIRKYKPTSPGRRFQTCSDFKEITSTEPEKKLLKAISRTGGRNSYGRMTMRHIGGGHKRRYRLIDFRRDKLDIPAKVAAIEYDPNRSSRIALLNYADGEKRYIIAPAKLDVGAQIVSGESVDIKVGNTVPLKNLPLGSLIHNLEVKVGRGGQMIRSAGTLGQLMAKEGRYAQVRLPSGEVRKVFMECKATIGQVGNIDHENVSLGKAGRSRWLGRRPKVRGVAMNPVDHPMGGGEGKSSGGRHPCTPWGVPTKGHKTRTNKSTDKYIVKRRG; encoded by the coding sequence ATGGCGATAAGAAAATACAAACCAACATCACCGGGAAGAAGATTTCAGACCTGTTCCGACTTCAAGGAAATTACTTCCACCGAGCCGGAAAAGAAACTGCTGAAGGCTATCAGCAGGACGGGGGGACGCAACAGCTACGGCCGAATGACCATGAGGCACATTGGCGGCGGGCACAAGAGGCGTTACCGGCTGATTGATTTCCGGCGCGACAAGTTGGATATCCCGGCCAAGGTGGCGGCGATCGAATATGATCCGAATCGCTCGTCCCGGATTGCCCTGCTGAATTATGCTGATGGAGAGAAACGTTATATCATTGCGCCGGCCAAATTAGATGTGGGCGCCCAGATCGTCAGCGGCGAAAGTGTGGACATTAAAGTGGGAAATACGGTGCCGCTGAAAAATTTGCCGCTGGGGTCTTTGATTCACAACCTGGAAGTCAAGGTGGGACGCGGTGGACAGATGATCCGCAGCGCCGGCACCCTGGGTCAGCTCATGGCCAAGGAAGGGCGGTATGCCCAGGTAAGGCTGCCTTCCGGTGAAGTCAGGAAGGTCTTCATGGAATGCAAGGCGACTATTGGTCAGGTGGGCAATATTGATCATGAAAACGTCAGTTTGGGCAAGGCGGGGCGTTCGCGATGGCTGGGAAGACGTCCCAAGGTAAGGGGTGTGGCCATGAATCCCGTTGATCACCCCATGGGCGGCGGCGAGGGTAAGTCATCGGGCGGCAGGCATCCTTGCACCCCTTGGGGTGTACCGACAAAGGGCCATAAGACAAGAACGAATAAGAGCACGGATAAATATATCGTAAAGAGAAGAGGTTAA
- the rpsC gene encoding 30S ribosomal protein S3, with protein MGQKVNPIGFRLGGIKTWRSLWFAEKGYSELLHEDIRIRKFLKKKLYNAGVSRIEIERASNKSKINIYAARPGIIIGKKGADIEKLKKEIEQVSSGETIINILEVRKPEVDAQLVAENIAQQLERRVAFRRAMKKCVTSALKFGAKGIRVSCSGRLGGAEMSRSEWYREGRVPLHTLRADIDYGFTEAHTAYGLIGIKVLMFHGEVLPTKSAAV; from the coding sequence TTGGGGCAGAAGGTAAACCCGATCGGGTTCAGGTTAGGCGGAATTAAGACATGGCGTTCATTGTGGTTTGCTGAAAAGGGTTACAGTGAGTTGCTCCACGAGGATATCCGTATCCGAAAATTTCTCAAAAAGAAGCTTTATAATGCCGGTGTTTCCAGAATCGAAATTGAAAGAGCCTCTAACAAGTCCAAGATAAATATTTATGCGGCCCGTCCGGGAATAATTATCGGTAAAAAAGGCGCAGATATTGAGAAGCTTAAGAAGGAAATTGAACAAGTAAGCTCGGGAGAGACGATTATCAATATTCTGGAGGTGCGCAAACCGGAGGTTGACGCTCAATTGGTGGCGGAGAACATTGCCCAGCAATTAGAGCGGCGGGTGGCCTTCCGCAGGGCGATGAAAAAGTGTGTTACCTCCGCCCTCAAATTCGGTGCCAAAGGCATCCGGGTAAGTTGTTCAGGAAGGCTGGGAGGCGCAGAAATGTCGCGCTCGGAGTGGTATAGAGAGGGAAGGGTCCCCTTGCATACCCTGAGAGCTGATATAGATTACGGATTTACCGAGGCCCATACCGCCTATGGACTTATCGGGATAAAAGTTTTGATGTTTCATGGCGAGGTGTTGCCGACGAAAAGCGCCGCAGTTTAG
- a CDS encoding type Z 30S ribosomal protein S14, which yields MAKKSLIAKAKTKMKFAVRQYNRCPLCGRPRAYYRKFDMCRICLRNLSLRGEIPGVIKSSW from the coding sequence GTGGCAAAGAAATCCTTAATTGCGAAAGCTAAAACTAAAATGAAGTTTGCGGTGCGGCAGTATAATCGGTGTCCGCTTTGTGGCCGGCCGAGAGCGTATTACAGAAAATTTGACATGTGCAGGATATGCTTGAGAAACCTTTCCCTGAGGGGAGAAATCCCGGGTGTTATAAAGTCCAGTTGGTAG
- the rplF gene encoding 50S ribosomal protein L6, with protein sequence MSRIGKKPIEFPAGVKLVQDKSVIKINGPKGNLSMTLPPGVEISQDSGTIVVKCISEDRKEMAYHGLVRTLLGNMVTGVSKGFEKGLEISGVGYRAEVKDGMIKMLLGYSNPVEYAIPPGIDIKVDKQVNIVVGGIDKELVGRVAAEIRSLKKPEPYKGKGIRYVGEKIRRKVGKSVGA encoded by the coding sequence ATGTCAAGAATTGGAAAAAAACCGATAGAGTTTCCTGCCGGGGTAAAATTGGTGCAGGATAAATCTGTTATCAAGATCAATGGTCCCAAAGGAAACTTGTCCATGACGCTGCCGCCGGGTGTTGAGATCAGCCAGGACAGCGGCACTATTGTTGTCAAGTGCATTTCGGAAGACAGGAAGGAAATGGCCTATCACGGGTTAGTGCGCACTCTCCTCGGGAACATGGTGACGGGGGTGAGCAAGGGCTTTGAAAAGGGTCTGGAAATATCCGGCGTGGGTTATCGCGCCGAGGTTAAGGATGGCATGATCAAGATGCTGCTGGGATATTCAAATCCCGTGGAATATGCAATCCCGCCCGGTATTGACATCAAGGTGGATAAGCAGGTTAATATCGTTGTCGGCGGTATAGATAAAGAGTTGGTAGGCAGGGTGGCGGCCGAGATTCGATCTTTGAAGAAACCGGAACCTTACAAAGGCAAGGGGATAAGGTATGTCGGCGAGAAGATCAGGCGAAAAGTCGGCAAATCTGTGGGGGCTTAG
- the rplE gene encoding 50S ribosomal protein L5, translating into MTRLEAYYLKEVVPALIAELGYKNRMQVPKMEKIVVNMGVGEAIQNAKILDKAAEELALITGQKPVITKAKRSIATFKLRQGMPIGCCVTLRKDIMYEFFDRLVNAAIPRIRDFRGIAPSSFDGRGNFAMGLQEQLIFPEIDYDKVDKARGMNIVIVTSAKTDEEGRKLLKCMGVPFKS; encoded by the coding sequence ATGACGAGATTGGAAGCCTATTATCTAAAAGAAGTCGTCCCTGCTTTGATCGCTGAGCTGGGTTATAAAAATCGCATGCAGGTACCCAAGATGGAGAAGATTGTCGTCAATATGGGTGTCGGCGAAGCGATTCAGAATGCTAAAATCCTGGACAAGGCGGCGGAAGAGCTGGCCCTAATCACTGGTCAGAAACCCGTGATTACCAAGGCGAAGCGCTCTATCGCTACCTTTAAGTTGCGCCAGGGCATGCCGATCGGATGTTGTGTAACCCTGAGAAAGGACATAATGTACGAATTTTTTGACCGGCTGGTTAATGCAGCAATTCCCCGGATCAGGGATTTTCGTGGCATAGCACCGAGTTCATTTGACGGCCGGGGTAATTTTGCCATGGGACTTCAGGAGCAGCTTATCTTCCCGGAAATAGATTACGATAAGGTTGACAAGGCGCGGGGTATGAACATTGTGATCGTTACTTCGGCCAAGACCGATGAAGAAGGCCGGAAACTCTTGAAATGCATGGGAGTTCCGTTTAAGAGTTAA
- the rplC gene encoding 50S ribosomal protein L3 codes for MKMGIIGRKLGMSQMFSEDGGTVPVTVIEMEPSLVIQKKTKENDGYDALQLGYGRVSQKKVTKPLLGHFQKADKGCFKVLAEFKADTAGYELGQEIGVDFFKAGERVDIVGTSKGKGFAGVVKRHGFSGGRKTHGSMFHRAPGSIGASAEPSRVFRGQKLPGHMGSERKTVQNLLVWAVDPGRHLLLVKGAVPGSKKGYLLVKQAIKNAD; via the coding sequence ATGAAAATGGGAATCATTGGTAGAAAATTGGGTATGAGCCAGATGTTTTCCGAGGATGGAGGCACTGTACCGGTAACGGTAATTGAGATGGAGCCTTCGCTCGTGATACAGAAAAAAACTAAAGAAAACGATGGCTACGATGCCCTGCAACTCGGCTATGGGCGGGTAAGCCAAAAGAAGGTAACTAAGCCCCTGTTAGGTCATTTCCAGAAGGCCGATAAGGGATGCTTTAAAGTTCTGGCAGAATTCAAAGCTGATACCGCTGGCTACGAGCTGGGCCAGGAAATAGGCGTGGATTTTTTTAAAGCCGGAGAGCGGGTGGACATTGTCGGAACATCCAAGGGCAAGGGATTTGCGGGTGTTGTCAAAAGGCATGGATTCAGTGGCGGGCGCAAGACGCATGGCTCCATGTTTCACCGTGCTCCAGGCTCTATCGGCGCCAGTGCTGAGCCGTCCCGAGTCTTCCGGGGTCAAAAACTGCCCGGGCACATGGGCAGCGAGCGGAAAACGGTACAGAATCTGTTAGTATGGGCGGTTGATCCGGGCCGCCATCTTTTACTGGTTAAAGGAGCTGTGCCGGGAAGCAAAAAAGGTTATTTGCTGGTTAAGCAGGCGATAAAGAATGCCGACTAA